One window of the Prinia subflava isolate CZ2003 ecotype Zambia chromosome 25, Cam_Psub_1.2, whole genome shotgun sequence genome contains the following:
- the DNAJB13 gene encoding dnaJ homolog subfamily B member 13: MGLDYYAVLELDRGATADDIKKAYRKLALKYHPLKCKEPWGPKRFHQLAEAYDVLSDPMKKGIYDKFGEEGLKGGIPLEFASDNPWSVGYVFHNNPEKVFREFFGGDNPFAEFFAADGSEVLLPFGGPRGRGALRQDPPIVRDLYVSLEDLFHGCTKKIKISRRVMNEDGQTSTIRDKILTIDVQPGWKRGTRVTFEKEGDQGPNIIPADITFVVQEKLHPRFKRIDSNLLYVATIPLAKALTGCTLDVWTLDGRLLNIPINDIVDPKYYKMVPGEGMPLAEDPQRKGDLYIYFDILFPKRLSPEVKAVLRSVLQP, translated from the exons ATGGGGCTGGACTACTAcgctgtgctggagctggaccGCGGGGCCACCGCCGACGACATCAAGAAGGC TTATCGGAAGTTGGCCCTGAAGTACCACCCATTAAAATGCAAGGAGCCCTGGGGGCCGAAGAGGTTCCACCAGCTGGCTGAGGCCTACGACGTGCTCAGCGACC CTATGAAGAAAGGCATCTACGACAAATTTGGGGAAGAGGGGCTGAAAGGTGGCATCCCCTTGGAGTTTGCGAGCGACAACCCTTGGAGCGTGGGATACGTGTTCCACAACAACCCTGAGAAAGTCTTCAGGGAGTTCTTTGGAGGGGACAACCCCTTTGCAG AGTTCTTCGCCGCGGATGGCTCggaggtgctgctgcccttcggggggccccggggccggggggctctGCGGCAGGACCCCCCCATCGTGCGGGACCTCTACGTGTCCCTCGAGGACCTGTTCCACGGCTGCACCAAGAAGATTAAGATCTCCCGCAGG GTGATGAACGAGGATGGCCAGACGAGCACCATCAGGGACAAGATCCTGACCATCGACGTGCAGCCGGGCTGGAAGCGTGGCACCAGGGTCACCTTTGAGAAGGAGGGAGACCAG GGCCCGAACATCATTCCAGCCGACATCACCTTTGTTGTCCAAGAGAAGCTTCACCCGAGGTTCAAAAGAATCGACAGCAACCTCCTTTATGTTGCCACCATCCCCCTGGCAAAG GCGCTGACTGGATGCACCCTGGATGTGTGGACTCTGGATGGGAGGCTGCTGAACATCCCCATCAACGACATTGTGGA CCCCAAGTACTACAAAATGGTGCCAGGGGAGGGAATGCCGCTGGCCGAGGACCCCCAGCGCAAGGGGGACCTCTACATCTACTTTGACATCCTCTTCCCCAAGAGGCTCAGCCCTGAGGTGAAAGCAGTCTTGAGAAGCGTCCTCCAGCCCTAG